The following are encoded in a window of Ignicoccus islandicus DSM 13165 genomic DNA:
- a CDS encoding ASCH domain-containing protein has product MGGKLKYIGRHLMVKGEFVDEILSGRKRATIRLGIWKPKFNELILHGGGRPFAIVRITDVEYKRVKDLTEEDARADGFNSMEELMRSLRRVYPHLNEEDYVTILKFQLIKKLTELDIRDPYMGLKPSEIARLALRYLTDLSDEDKRIFKTLTETESLRETAIRLFGSISKRWIIRKKLKKALNELIEKGLIGPKR; this is encoded by the coding sequence ATGGGTGGGAAGCTAAAATACATTGGCCGTCACCTCATGGTGAAAGGCGAGTTCGTTGACGAAATTTTATCTGGAAGAAAGAGGGCAACTATTAGGTTAGGTATATGGAAGCCGAAGTTCAACGAACTAATACTCCACGGTGGTGGGAGACCTTTCGCTATTGTAAGAATAACTGATGTTGAGTATAAGAGAGTTAAAGACCTCACAGAAGAAGACGCGAGAGCTGATGGGTTTAATAGTATGGAAGAGCTAATGAGGAGCTTGCGGAGAGTTTACCCTCATTTAAATGAGGAGGACTACGTAACAATATTGAAGTTCCAACTAATCAAGAAGTTAACTGAACTCGACATAAGAGATCCGTATATGGGCTTAAAGCCTTCGGAAATAGCTAGATTAGCTTTAAGGTATTTAACAGATCTCTCTGATGAGGACAAAAGAATATTTAAAACGCTCACCGAAACTGAGAGCTTGAGAGAAACAGCAATTCGACTTTTCGGTTCCATATCCAAGCGCTGGATAATAAGAAAGAAATTAAAGAAGGCACTAAATGAGCTCATAGAAAAAGGTTTAATAGGCCCCAAGAGATAG
- the thrC gene encoding threonine synthase → MDVKLRCPKCHRTFEPSEKLFICPYCNQPLEVIYEPDEKPSFDEIRRRSRIYGIWRFKEFLPIKTSNPITMGEGSTPLVRVEKLEKLIGVRRVYVKFEGANPTGSFKDRGMSLAITLARESGSKAVVAASTGNTAASAAAYASRASLLTFLLLPRGKVALGKMAQSILHGAIIVEIEGNFDDALETARRLAQREEFYPLNSFNPWRLEGQKTLAYEVFEEIGVPDHVVVPVGNAGNISAIWKGFKELKNWGYSDTLPRMAGIQAEGSSPIASAFKLGLDAPLFTENPETLATAIRIGKPVNWFKAWKAVTESSGTFEVVSDSDIIRAQRLLAREEGIAAEPAGAASIAGAIKLAQNGYFNGDETVVCVVTGHGLKDPDSVKFHPTTRLRAMSVDDAIEKVIKSLMERSNKNREIEIKRQQVAS, encoded by the coding sequence GTGGACGTTAAGCTAAGATGCCCCAAATGTCATAGAACTTTTGAACCTTCAGAGAAACTCTTCATATGTCCTTATTGTAATCAACCTCTAGAGGTAATTTACGAACCCGATGAAAAACCGTCTTTTGACGAAATCAGACGAAGGAGCAGGATATACGGAATATGGCGTTTCAAGGAATTCCTACCTATCAAGACATCGAATCCGATTACTATGGGAGAGGGATCTACGCCACTAGTTAGAGTTGAGAAATTAGAGAAACTTATAGGAGTCAGGAGGGTTTACGTGAAGTTTGAAGGAGCGAATCCAACAGGTTCCTTTAAAGATAGAGGAATGAGCTTAGCTATAACTCTCGCGCGCGAGTCGGGCTCTAAGGCGGTGGTTGCAGCATCGACTGGTAACACTGCAGCTTCAGCAGCAGCATATGCTTCCCGAGCATCGCTCTTAACCTTCCTTCTCTTGCCTCGAGGGAAAGTGGCTCTCGGGAAAATGGCTCAGAGTATTCTCCATGGAGCAATTATAGTTGAGATAGAAGGCAATTTCGATGATGCGCTAGAAACTGCGCGACGACTTGCCCAAAGGGAAGAATTCTATCCATTAAACTCGTTTAATCCTTGGCGACTTGAAGGACAGAAAACGTTGGCATATGAGGTCTTCGAAGAAATAGGTGTTCCGGATCACGTAGTAGTTCCCGTAGGTAACGCTGGAAACATCTCAGCTATATGGAAAGGATTTAAAGAGTTAAAGAACTGGGGATATAGCGACACGCTGCCTAGAATGGCAGGAATACAAGCTGAAGGTTCTTCACCCATTGCAAGTGCATTTAAGTTAGGTCTAGATGCACCATTATTTACAGAGAATCCCGAAACGCTGGCCACTGCCATACGTATTGGCAAGCCCGTAAACTGGTTCAAAGCATGGAAAGCGGTAACCGAATCTAGCGGTACTTTCGAAGTAGTTAGCGATAGCGATATAATAAGGGCACAAAGACTCCTTGCAAGAGAAGAAGGAATAGCAGCTGAACCTGCAGGGGCAGCGAGCATCGCGGGTGCAATAAAGCTTGCACAGAATGGTTACTTCAATGGAGATGAAACGGTAGTATGTGTTGTTACAGGTCATGGCTTAAAGGATCCCGATAGCGTCAAATTCCATCCGACTACTAGATTAAGGGCGATGAGTGTAGATGATGCTATTGAGAAAGTAATTAAGAGCTTAATGGAAAGAAGTAATAAAAATAGAGAGATTGAAATCAAGCGGCAGCAAGTTGCTTCTTGA
- a CDS encoding phosphoribosylformylglycinamidine cyclo-ligase codes for MSKWTYSKAGVDIDKQRKMEENILKLVGSKTKGIGSYTSVFEINGKEVTLHVDGVGTKTILLSMVGREDIAGWDCVFVNANDVACEGFKVLAVVDYLAVEKSDEELARRIGQGLDKALREVGAYLAGGETAIMPDVVRGFDISCTVLGIREAKPSVPEPGDYVVGLASSGPHANGYTLIRRLIREGLLKLEDLMPEVIAPVTNYHNIVLEGMKTGVIKWAAHVTGGAFKKVHERLPTGLGIQYEYFEPPAIFKKIVEAARMDPTEAYRTFNMGIGMVIITKHPDKVLELSKKYAIEARPIGRVIEGPSKIQTPWGEVIIG; via the coding sequence ATGTCCAAATGGACATACTCTAAAGCGGGCGTAGATATAGATAAACAAAGAAAGATGGAGGAGAATATACTTAAACTAGTTGGTTCCAAGACCAAAGGCATAGGTTCATATACCTCGGTCTTCGAAATCAATGGTAAAGAAGTAACCCTTCACGTTGATGGCGTTGGAACCAAAACTATCTTACTATCAATGGTTGGTAGGGAGGACATTGCTGGGTGGGATTGCGTATTTGTGAACGCTAATGACGTAGCATGTGAAGGATTCAAAGTTCTCGCTGTAGTCGACTATCTTGCAGTAGAAAAATCCGATGAGGAATTGGCTAGGAGGATAGGTCAAGGACTAGATAAAGCATTGAGGGAAGTAGGAGCCTATCTAGCAGGCGGAGAAACTGCGATAATGCCAGACGTGGTAAGAGGATTCGACATATCGTGCACAGTATTGGGTATTAGAGAAGCTAAGCCTTCGGTACCTGAACCGGGAGACTATGTGGTAGGATTGGCTTCGAGTGGACCGCATGCCAACGGGTACACGCTCATAAGGAGGCTTATACGAGAGGGATTGCTAAAATTAGAGGACTTAATGCCAGAAGTAATTGCACCAGTTACCAACTACCATAACATCGTATTAGAGGGTATGAAAACAGGTGTAATCAAGTGGGCAGCACACGTTACTGGCGGTGCTTTTAAGAAAGTTCACGAGAGATTACCGACAGGTTTAGGCATACAGTACGAATACTTTGAGCCCCCTGCAATATTTAAGAAAATAGTTGAGGCAGCAAGGATGGATCCAACCGAGGCTTATAGAACGTTCAATATGGGAATAGGAATGGTAATAATTACTAAACATCCAGATAAAGTCTTGGAACTCTCTAAGAAATACGCAATAGAAGCCAGACCGATAGGGAGGGTTATAGAGGGACCATCGAAAATACAGACTCCATGGGGCGAAGTAATCATAGGGTGA
- the hisG gene encoding ATP phosphoribosyltransferase, producing MKIAVPSKGRLRDKTLELLEAAGFGTIYADPRALIIPTKYNGIDLVFVRPEDIPWIVESGAAQMGITGHDYVVEAGVEVEEVLDLGYGNSRLVLAVPNNLGIEKAEELPEGTRVATKFVNISKKFINERNLKWKIIKISGSAEIMPGLGAADAIIDISSTGTTLRLHGLKAIEVLLESSARLIVNKEFVNDDKVELVKTMIEGVLKARKKKLLMMNVPERSLKEVLSVLPSMSGPTISKVESTEPMWEVIVAIDESELNDVIMKVKSSGARDILVVNIERLIP from the coding sequence TTGAAAATTGCCGTACCAAGCAAAGGGAGACTTAGAGACAAGACGCTGGAACTTCTCGAAGCTGCTGGTTTCGGAACGATATACGCTGATCCTAGGGCCTTGATCATTCCAACTAAGTATAATGGGATTGACTTGGTATTTGTGCGTCCGGAAGACATTCCTTGGATCGTAGAAAGCGGTGCTGCCCAAATGGGTATTACTGGCCACGATTACGTTGTAGAGGCGGGGGTTGAGGTAGAAGAAGTTCTGGATCTAGGTTACGGAAATTCGCGACTCGTTCTCGCAGTTCCCAATAATCTTGGTATTGAAAAAGCAGAAGAATTACCCGAAGGTACAAGGGTTGCTACTAAGTTCGTAAATATTTCCAAGAAGTTTATAAACGAAAGAAACCTTAAGTGGAAAATAATTAAGATCAGTGGATCCGCCGAAATAATGCCTGGACTAGGGGCTGCAGATGCGATAATTGACATTTCCTCTACCGGCACCACGCTCCGGCTTCACGGATTAAAGGCTATAGAAGTACTATTGGAGAGTAGTGCGAGATTAATAGTTAATAAAGAGTTCGTTAACGACGATAAGGTCGAGCTAGTGAAAACAATGATAGAAGGTGTCTTAAAGGCTCGGAAGAAGAAGTTACTAATGATGAACGTTCCTGAGAGAAGTCTAAAGGAGGTCTTGTCTGTACTACCATCCATGTCCGGACCCACCATAAGTAAAGTTGAAAGTACCGAACCAATGTGGGAAGTTATAGTAGCTATTGATGAAAGCGAACTTAATGACGTAATAATGAAGGTTAAGTCCTCTGGTGCAAGAGACATACTCGTTGTAAATATAGAGAGACTTATTCCTTAG
- a CDS encoding TiaS agmantine-binding domain-containing protein, producing MTIVAIDGFDMPRAGCTTHVASLLILYLESRGFHLLDYPYLVRLNPSVPWKTRGNAAISFEISGDPSLIYEETVSFLKDYIREYNKKGAILVSSKRPSSKIYRMAIETVVHPDVIKEELNDDMLFYGNEGSLIGAAAAAATVRDLPNFELIAYRKSSRKPRKCSFAPFYDHLVLAFYPYVHESSSSVICPRGDDPVLYGLRGRNLPLLISLARIIDAEDVHFYTAFRTNQHSFKPSVAKDVYPYDFKTLDIEIDSSEIIEVGRDFIVKLNGKNVMIYEESGLRKFLLYLSKSRAKIKGRLSIIYKPHSISLAALEIEKAVAINYKSPRCPKCGGAMVSKGSRSLLRKCKKCGYEAMEPRKLQVEMDLDHQLIVPIEGRKLHLIGEYSGVPEEDFKGICKRLEVGCAISFY from the coding sequence ATGACCATTGTCGCAATAGATGGTTTCGATATGCCTAGAGCCGGCTGCACTACGCACGTAGCTTCCTTATTAATTCTATACCTCGAATCCCGAGGATTCCATCTACTCGATTACCCGTACTTAGTTAGATTAAATCCATCAGTTCCTTGGAAGACCAGAGGCAACGCAGCCATATCGTTTGAAATTTCTGGAGACCCTTCTCTGATATATGAAGAAACCGTTTCCTTCCTTAAAGATTATATTAGAGAATATAACAAGAAGGGCGCTATCCTGGTCTCAAGCAAAAGACCTTCTAGTAAGATCTACCGAATGGCTATCGAGACCGTAGTTCATCCCGATGTTATTAAAGAGGAACTTAACGACGACATGTTATTCTATGGAAACGAAGGTTCCTTAATAGGCGCGGCAGCTGCTGCTGCAACTGTAAGAGACTTACCGAATTTCGAATTAATAGCCTATAGAAAGAGTTCGCGAAAGCCGAGGAAGTGTAGCTTCGCTCCTTTCTATGATCATCTCGTTCTAGCATTTTATCCATACGTCCATGAAAGCTCTAGCTCAGTTATATGTCCCAGAGGAGATGATCCGGTTCTTTATGGTCTAAGAGGCAGGAACCTCCCACTCTTAATCTCTTTAGCTCGAATAATAGACGCTGAGGACGTCCATTTCTATACGGCTTTTAGAACAAATCAACATTCATTCAAACCTTCTGTTGCTAAGGACGTCTATCCTTATGATTTCAAGACTTTAGATATTGAAATAGATAGCTCCGAAATAATTGAAGTAGGAAGGGACTTTATTGTAAAACTTAATGGAAAGAACGTAATGATATATGAAGAAAGCGGGCTTAGGAAGTTCCTTCTATATTTATCAAAATCTCGAGCAAAAATCAAAGGCAGACTTTCTATAATATATAAACCACATAGCATCTCATTAGCTGCATTAGAAATAGAGAAGGCTGTCGCGATAAATTACAAGTCACCTCGTTGTCCTAAATGCGGAGGGGCTATGGTTAGTAAAGGTTCAAGAAGTTTACTTAGGAAGTGTAAGAAATGTGGATATGAAGCTATGGAACCACGAAAATTGCAAGTGGAAATGGATTTGGATCATCAATTAATAGTGCCTATTGAGGGAAGAAAACTCCATTTGATTGGAGAGTATAGTGGCGTACCTGAGGAGGACTTCAAGGGGATATGTAAAAGGCTTGAGGTTGGATGCGCTATATCCTTTTACTAA
- a CDS encoding Lrp/AsnC ligand binding domain-containing protein — protein MAIAIVLINTDIGKEVDVFERLKQIPEVKEVYITYGTFDIVAKLEAPTLAKLNEAITRNIRNMPGVRSTLTLIGVEGKHFQR, from the coding sequence GTGGCTATAGCTATAGTATTAATAAACACCGATATAGGAAAGGAAGTAGATGTATTCGAAAGACTGAAGCAAATACCCGAAGTAAAGGAAGTATATATAACTTACGGTACGTTTGACATAGTTGCCAAACTGGAAGCTCCAACGTTGGCGAAGCTAAACGAAGCGATTACTAGGAACATTAGGAACATGCCCGGTGTCAGATCAACATTGACATTAATAGGTGTTGAAGGTAAGCACTTCCAAAGGTAA
- a CDS encoding 30S ribosomal protein S30e yields MGSHGSLTKAGKVRSQTPKMPAKNRKNLPPRVRNRKEFLRLKKQLAAA; encoded by the coding sequence ATGGGTAGCCACGGTTCATTGACTAAGGCTGGAAAGGTTAGGAGCCAGACTCCAAAGATGCCTGCTAAAAACAGGAAGAATTTGCCCCCTAGAGTAAGAAACAGGAAAGAGTTCCTACGCCTCAAGAAGCAACTTGCTGCCGCTTGA
- a CDS encoding prephenate dehydratase — translation MDKRVENLLELLLSLLREPPEDVEIKGSYPEDLTPILSWLKRTFGVPTKVAYLGPEGSYTHEAAVTAFPGAQLLPSKTISEVFEKVSKNEAKYGIVPIANRLEGPVNETIDNLFFHNLYIKSALEIPIKIVLASNEETDLNTIQKIYGHPMIFGQARKILDKLKVPTIPTRSTSEAALLAKSEKGAAALCSPLAASIYNLKILQDSVEDNPNNSTKFFVLSKYYREEGDYTVLLASVKHQPGGLYEFLKPFAESGVNLTMIYSRPMKDIPWHYVFYIELEGSIKDLKSVIEEARKSSVFIKLLGSYDLLEITR, via the coding sequence ATGGATAAGAGAGTTGAAAATTTACTAGAGTTGCTTCTAAGCTTATTAAGAGAGCCCCCTGAAGATGTTGAGATAAAAGGTTCGTATCCAGAAGACTTGACACCGATACTCTCATGGTTGAAGAGGACCTTTGGAGTCCCTACCAAGGTGGCGTACTTAGGTCCCGAGGGGAGTTATACGCATGAAGCTGCAGTTACTGCCTTTCCTGGAGCACAGCTACTGCCTAGTAAAACCATTTCTGAAGTTTTCGAAAAAGTATCGAAGAACGAGGCAAAGTATGGAATAGTACCAATAGCTAATAGACTAGAAGGCCCGGTTAATGAGACCATAGACAACTTATTCTTTCATAACTTATACATAAAAAGTGCGCTTGAGATACCGATAAAGATAGTGTTAGCCTCGAATGAAGAGACGGACCTAAACACTATTCAAAAGATATATGGTCATCCGATGATCTTCGGACAAGCCAGGAAAATATTAGATAAGTTAAAGGTACCAACAATACCTACGAGGAGTACATCTGAGGCCGCACTGTTAGCTAAGAGCGAGAAAGGCGCTGCCGCTCTATGCAGCCCCCTCGCTGCATCAATATATAATCTCAAGATTCTTCAAGACTCTGTTGAAGATAACCCTAACAATAGCACAAAATTCTTTGTTTTGAGTAAATACTATAGGGAGGAAGGTGATTATACCGTTCTATTAGCCTCAGTGAAGCATCAACCGGGTGGATTGTACGAATTCTTAAAACCTTTCGCAGAATCGGGTGTAAACTTAACCATGATATATTCGAGACCGATGAAAGACATTCCTTGGCATTACGTATTCTATATAGAGTTAGAAGGAAGTATAAAAGATTTGAAGAGCGTAATCGAAGAAGCCAGGAAAAGCTCTGTATTCATAAAACTCTTAGGAAGTTACGACCTTCTCGAAATCACCCGATAA
- the mvk gene encoding mevalonate kinase yields MIVSARAPTKVTLFGEHAVVYGYPAIVLSIPEYVVVEGVRSDKFLLRSGPVYLNKLSIIIGENAIHVARDTESDLVRYFSYVLEAVRSLGLNGLEISIKSRLPVGAGLGTSAAVTVGTVAVASKIAEMNLTKKEIAKIAWEVEKKVQGKASPMDTFASALGGALYISKAGSDWNIRRLSVENLPLVIGVFRKRKTTGELVKMVNEKLKEIKVIERVLETIGEITNEALKALENKDLALLGELMNINHGLLEALGLTNKEVACAIHSLKQAGALGAKMSGAGYGGAVIALGDDLDSLVSVMRSCGAEKVLKITSLSNGVEY; encoded by the coding sequence ATGATAGTGAGTGCACGTGCTCCGACCAAGGTAACGCTATTCGGTGAACACGCAGTCGTTTACGGTTATCCAGCAATAGTTCTTTCAATACCAGAATACGTAGTAGTTGAAGGAGTTAGATCCGATAAATTCTTATTAAGAAGTGGTCCAGTTTACTTGAACAAGCTTTCTATAATAATAGGGGAAAATGCAATTCACGTAGCTCGAGATACAGAAAGCGATTTAGTTCGTTATTTCTCATACGTTCTTGAGGCCGTTAGATCACTAGGCTTAAACGGATTGGAAATTTCTATAAAATCGAGATTACCAGTAGGGGCTGGCCTCGGAACCAGTGCTGCTGTAACCGTTGGAACAGTAGCTGTTGCATCTAAAATTGCTGAAATGAACCTAACGAAGAAAGAGATAGCTAAGATTGCTTGGGAAGTTGAAAAGAAGGTCCAAGGGAAAGCGAGTCCTATGGATACTTTCGCTAGTGCGTTAGGTGGAGCCCTGTACATTTCTAAAGCAGGAAGCGATTGGAACATAAGAAGGTTGTCAGTTGAAAATCTGCCCCTAGTGATAGGAGTGTTTCGTAAAAGAAAGACTACTGGAGAGCTTGTTAAAATGGTTAACGAGAAGTTAAAAGAGATAAAAGTAATCGAGAGAGTGCTTGAAACAATAGGTGAAATAACGAATGAAGCCTTAAAGGCATTGGAAAACAAAGATCTAGCTCTATTAGGGGAATTAATGAACATCAACCATGGTCTTTTGGAGGCTTTAGGGCTGACCAATAAGGAGGTCGCGTGCGCGATTCATTCACTTAAGCAAGCAGGAGCATTAGGTGCCAAAATGTCAGGAGCTGGTTACGGTGGCGCCGTTATAGCCTTAGGAGATGACTTGGATTCGCTGGTAAGTGTAATGAGGTCATGTGGTGCCGAGAAAGTTCTCAAGATTACTTCGCTATCGAATGGCGTAGAATACTAA
- a CDS encoding Mrp/NBP35 family ATP-binding protein — protein sequence MATQKKLPFRPIKEIEESIRKRLSGVKHKVAVMSGKGGVGKSFVTANLAFALAFKGYKVGILDADFYGPSIPKMTGTEGHRVFATDRGIIPVVGPLGVKIVSVDFMLPDDTTPVIWRGPMLSNAMLELLENVDWGELDYLLIDLPPGTGDAPLTVAQMIPDITGAVIVTIPSEVSQKVVMKSINFAKKLKLPILGIIENMAGFTCPCDGKTYPIFGSGGGKKIAEEAGVPFLGSVPLDPRISECNDKGVPFFVEYPETPAAKAFLSIAEKIVEEIKKIDQSKSREETSKGS from the coding sequence TTGGCTACGCAAAAGAAACTTCCATTTAGACCGATCAAGGAAATAGAAGAAAGCATTAGGAAGAGGTTGAGTGGAGTTAAACACAAAGTTGCAGTTATGAGCGGAAAGGGAGGCGTAGGAAAATCTTTCGTGACTGCCAATCTAGCGTTTGCATTAGCCTTCAAGGGCTATAAGGTTGGTATACTAGACGCTGATTTCTACGGTCCAAGTATACCGAAGATGACTGGTACCGAGGGACACCGAGTTTTCGCGACGGATAGGGGAATTATACCCGTCGTGGGCCCACTAGGTGTTAAGATAGTTAGCGTTGACTTCATGCTACCGGACGATACGACCCCCGTGATATGGAGAGGTCCAATGTTATCAAACGCAATGTTAGAACTCCTAGAAAACGTCGATTGGGGAGAACTAGATTACCTATTAATAGATCTACCTCCAGGTACAGGGGACGCACCCCTAACGGTGGCTCAAATGATACCTGACATTACGGGTGCAGTCATTGTCACGATACCTTCAGAAGTCTCTCAAAAAGTAGTGATGAAGTCAATAAACTTCGCGAAGAAACTGAAGCTGCCGATTTTAGGAATAATTGAGAACATGGCAGGGTTTACGTGTCCTTGCGATGGTAAGACTTACCCAATATTTGGTTCCGGTGGGGGCAAGAAAATAGCCGAAGAAGCCGGGGTTCCATTCCTAGGATCTGTACCTCTAGATCCAAGAATCTCCGAGTGCAACGATAAAGGCGTACCGTTCTTCGTGGAATATCCAGAAACTCCAGCAGCGAAAGCGTTCCTTTCAATAGCTGAGAAGATAGTTGAAGAAATAAAAAAAATTGATCAAAGCAAGAGTCGCGAGGAAACCTCTAAAGGGAGTTGA
- a CDS encoding ATP-dependent DNA ligase codes for MKFKYIVETFEKIEVTSSRIQIVATLSALFKKVIEENKEIIDKVVYFVQGRLWPDWYGYPEIGIGEKGIIKAIALAANVREREVEELLKSLGDLGLVAERLIAKKSSRPSGLLSFTQTQSKDLTFEEVYETLKRIAFLQGEGSRDLKIKKLAGLLKRASPKEAKYIVRFVEGKLRLGVGDASIIEAIASILGVPKEIVERAYNLRADLGNIAKIAFTQGPEALKAIRPQPGIPVRPMLAERLHDPVEILKKVGGKGLAEYKYDGERAQIHLTKEGKVIIYSRRLENITHSYPDVVKYAKENLKAEEAIVEGEIVAVDPNTGELRPFQELMHRRRKHDVHIAMKEYPVHVRLFDAILVNGEDLTNKPLLERRERLISILNQTDEFRLATGEIVDTVEELERLFHQAIADGCEGLVVKAIHKGSIYQAGARGWLWIKYKRDYKSEMIEPVDLVVVGAFYGRGRRGGTFGALLMAGYDEDKDAFMTVCKVGSGFTDEDLAELPDLLKEYIIPNKHPRVVSEIKPDVWIQPALVAEIIGAEITLSPIHTCAIDKVEKGTGLAIRFPRFIKWRPDKGPQDATTCKELLEMYKRQLRRTVE; via the coding sequence ATGAAATTTAAGTACATTGTAGAGACATTCGAAAAGATAGAAGTGACCTCATCGAGAATCCAAATAGTTGCCACGCTGAGCGCATTATTCAAGAAGGTAATAGAGGAAAATAAGGAAATAATAGATAAGGTAGTATACTTCGTACAAGGACGTTTATGGCCAGATTGGTATGGATATCCTGAGATTGGTATTGGAGAGAAAGGAATAATAAAAGCAATAGCACTAGCTGCTAACGTTAGAGAAAGAGAAGTAGAGGAGCTTCTAAAGAGTCTAGGTGATCTTGGATTAGTTGCCGAGAGGCTTATCGCCAAGAAATCGTCTAGACCATCCGGCTTACTAAGTTTCACTCAAACCCAGAGCAAGGATCTAACCTTCGAAGAAGTTTACGAAACGTTAAAGAGAATAGCATTCTTACAAGGTGAAGGGAGTAGAGATTTAAAGATAAAGAAGCTAGCCGGCTTATTGAAAAGGGCTTCACCGAAGGAAGCTAAGTATATTGTGAGATTCGTTGAAGGTAAACTAAGATTGGGGGTTGGTGATGCATCGATTATTGAGGCAATAGCATCTATCTTAGGTGTTCCAAAGGAGATTGTGGAAAGAGCCTACAATCTCCGAGCTGACTTAGGTAACATAGCCAAAATAGCCTTCACTCAAGGTCCCGAGGCACTTAAGGCGATAAGACCTCAACCTGGCATTCCAGTTAGACCCATGCTTGCAGAACGCCTTCACGATCCGGTAGAGATATTAAAGAAGGTGGGTGGAAAAGGTCTTGCTGAATATAAATATGATGGTGAAAGGGCTCAGATCCACTTAACTAAAGAAGGAAAAGTAATAATATATTCTAGAAGATTAGAAAATATAACTCATTCGTATCCAGACGTTGTCAAGTACGCTAAAGAAAATCTAAAAGCGGAAGAAGCAATTGTAGAAGGAGAAATAGTTGCAGTTGATCCAAATACGGGTGAATTAAGGCCGTTTCAAGAGCTAATGCATAGGAGAAGGAAACACGATGTTCACATAGCGATGAAGGAATATCCCGTTCACGTTAGGCTTTTCGATGCAATATTAGTGAATGGTGAAGACTTGACGAACAAACCCCTCCTTGAAAGGAGGGAGAGGCTTATTTCAATATTGAACCAAACTGATGAGTTCAGGTTAGCTACAGGGGAAATCGTTGATACCGTTGAAGAGCTTGAAAGGTTATTCCATCAAGCAATTGCAGACGGTTGTGAGGGATTAGTAGTTAAAGCGATACACAAAGGGAGCATCTACCAAGCTGGAGCTCGGGGATGGCTCTGGATAAAGTACAAGAGGGATTACAAGAGCGAAATGATAGAGCCAGTAGACTTAGTAGTAGTAGGTGCATTTTACGGAAGAGGTAGGAGAGGTGGAACCTTTGGTGCTCTACTAATGGCGGGTTACGATGAGGATAAGGATGCATTCATGACTGTGTGTAAAGTTGGGAGTGGATTTACCGACGAGGACTTAGCGGAATTGCCAGATCTATTAAAAGAGTATATAATACCTAATAAGCATCCCCGCGTGGTCTCGGAAATAAAACCCGATGTATGGATTCAACCTGCACTAGTTGCGGAAATAATAGGCGCTGAAATAACTCTAAGTCCTATTCATACGTGCGCAATCGATAAGGTCGAGAAGGGAACGGGGTTAGCGATAAGGTTTCCCAGGTTCATTAAGTGGAGACCCGATAAAGGTCCTCAAGATGCAACTACTTGTAAGGAGCTTCTAGAGATGTATAAAAGACAATTACGGAGAACTGTTGAGTAG
- the cmk gene encoding (d)CMP kinase, translating into MVVIVISGPPGSGKSTVARSLSSKLSLPVLSAGSIFRKLAEELGVSVIELNKLAMEKIEIDLKIDKLIIDESRKGNLIVESHLAAWILENADLKVYLNAPLNERIKRIAKRDNISLERARVEVISREELQWRRFKVLYGVDVTDLSVFDLSFNTSKTPLEVIVNTIINSL; encoded by the coding sequence TTGGTTGTAATAGTAATAAGCGGACCTCCCGGCAGCGGCAAAAGTACAGTAGCAAGATCATTGTCCTCTAAGCTCAGCTTACCAGTTCTTTCGGCAGGTTCAATATTTAGAAAGTTAGCAGAAGAACTGGGAGTTAGCGTTATAGAATTAAACAAACTGGCAATGGAAAAAATAGAAATTGACCTAAAGATTGATAAATTAATAATCGATGAGTCGAGGAAAGGAAACCTAATAGTTGAAAGTCATTTAGCGGCATGGATTTTGGAAAACGCTGATTTGAAGGTTTATCTAAATGCGCCATTAAATGAGAGAATAAAGCGAATAGCGAAGAGAGATAACATCAGTTTAGAGAGAGCAAGAGTTGAAGTAATAAGTAGAGAAGAACTTCAATGGAGAAGATTTAAGGTATTATATGGTGTAGACGTTACAGACCTATCTGTTTTCGATCTCTCCTTTAATACATCGAAAACCCCGTTAGAGGTTATAGTGAATACTATTATCAACTCCCTTTAG